A genomic segment from Lineus longissimus chromosome 15, tnLinLong1.2, whole genome shotgun sequence encodes:
- the LOC135499508 gene encoding activin receptor type-1-like isoform X1 — protein MSLPFPPRTSKMNSTLPRVKIKCSCVPASYCDAGQDYCETAMMCFSSLGKEQDGYEYARKGCLESYERSKMTCEAIYDDKVTVECCKTEFCNKNMTPTYAPLPTDGMMHTGAPYNGLQLAMVICIPIMILIILVVVTIFLCRMIFRRRMEQLKAREKNLAGGGEYSSDIQATLVGDSTLQDLFDHSCTSGSGSGLPFLVQRTVARQVTLSECIGKGRYGEVWRGLYQGENVAVKIFSSRDEASWARESEIYNTVLLRHENILGFLASDTTSRNSCTQLWLITHFHEYGSLYDFLNRTVLDHHVMLRLCHTAASGLVHLHTEIFGTQGKPAIAHRDVKSKNILVKRNGTCCIADLGLAVMHSQRTNQINLGSNTKVGTKRYMAPEVLDETLNVDSFDSFKCVDVYAYGLVLWEVARRCMTSGGIAEEYKPPFYDVVSNDPSFEDMRKVVGVDQARPSLPNRWSCDPTLTQMGKLMRECWYQNSMARLTMLRVKKTLAKMEEKLEKIENKGKEITLV, from the exons ATGTCCCTGCCATTTCCTCCTA GAACATCGAAGATGAACTCCACATTACCGCGCGTCAAGATCAAGTGCTCGTGCGTGCCTGCATCGTATTGCGATGCGGGGCAAGACTACTGTGAAACCGCCATGATG TGTTTCTCCTCGCTGGGGAAGGAACAGGATGGCTACGAGTATGCAAGGAAAGGATGCCTAGAGAGTTACGAACGGTCCAAAATGACGTGCGAAGCCATCTACGATGACAAGGTGACCGTCGAATGTTGTAAGACGGAGTTCTGTAATAAAAATATGACGCCAACGTACGCCCCTCTCCCGACAG ATGGCATGATGCACACGGGCGCCCCCTACAATGGCCTCCAGCTCGCCATGGTCATCTGTATCCCCATCATGATTCTCATCATCCTCGTCGTCGTGACGATATTCCTGTGTCGCATGATCTTCCGGCGGCGTATGGAACAGTTGAAGGCGCGGGAGAAGAATCTGGCGGGCGGCGGGGAGTATAGCAGTGATATTCAGGCGACGTTAGTCGGTGACAGTACACTTCAG GACCTTTTTGACCATTCGTGTACGTCGGGCAGCGGGTCTGGCCTCCCGTTCCTGGTGCAACGAACTGTGGCCAGACAAGTCACTTTAAGTGAATGCATTG GGAAAGGTCGCTACGGTGAAGTATGGAGGGGCTTGTATCAAGGGGAGAATGTCGCAGTCAAGATCTTCTCATCACGCGACGAGGCATCATGGGCACGAGAGAGCGAGATCTACAACACGGTGTTATTACGTCATGAAAATATTCTGGGATTTTTAGCCAGCGACACAACCAGTCGAAACTCGTGTACGCAACTTTGGCTTATCACGCACTTCCACGAGTACGGGTCTCTGTACGACTTCTTAAATCGTACAGTCCTCGATCACCATGTCATGTTAAGACTCTGCCACACCGCGGCGTCCGGTTTAGTCCACTTGCATACAGAGATATTCGGCACGCAGGGCAAACCGGCGATTGCGCACAGAGACGTGAAATCCAAAAACATTTTAGTCAAACGCAACGGCACGTGTTGTATTGCTGATTTAGGACTAGCTGTGATGCATTCTCAACGGACCAATCAGATTAACTTGGGTTCCAATACGAAAGTCGGAACGAAACGTTACATGGCCCCGGAGGTTCTCGACGAGACTTTGAACGTGGATTCGTTCGATTCTTTCAAATGTGTAGACGTTTATGCATATGGATTGGTTCTGTGGGAGGTCGCTAGGAGGTGCATGACCAGTGGCGGTATCGCTGAGGAATATAAGCCGCCGTTTTATGACGTTGTTTCGAACGATCCGAGTTTTGAGGATATGCGAAAGGTGGTGGGCGTCGATCAGGCGCGACCGAGTCTTccgaacagatggtcatgtgaCCCG ACTCTGACCCAGATGGGTAAGCTTATGAGGGAGTGTTGGTATCAGAACTCCATGGCACGTCTCACGATGCTGCGCGTCAAGAAGACGCTCGCGAAGATGGAAGAAAAGCTAGAGAAGATAGAGAACAAAGGAAAAG aaattacaCTGGTATGA
- the LOC135499508 gene encoding activin receptor type-1-like isoform X2: MNSTLPRVKIKCSCVPASYCDAGQDYCETAMMCFSSLGKEQDGYEYARKGCLESYERSKMTCEAIYDDKVTVECCKTEFCNKNMTPTYAPLPTDGMMHTGAPYNGLQLAMVICIPIMILIILVVVTIFLCRMIFRRRMEQLKAREKNLAGGGEYSSDIQATLVGDSTLQDLFDHSCTSGSGSGLPFLVQRTVARQVTLSECIGKGRYGEVWRGLYQGENVAVKIFSSRDEASWARESEIYNTVLLRHENILGFLASDTTSRNSCTQLWLITHFHEYGSLYDFLNRTVLDHHVMLRLCHTAASGLVHLHTEIFGTQGKPAIAHRDVKSKNILVKRNGTCCIADLGLAVMHSQRTNQINLGSNTKVGTKRYMAPEVLDETLNVDSFDSFKCVDVYAYGLVLWEVARRCMTSGGIAEEYKPPFYDVVSNDPSFEDMRKVVGVDQARPSLPNRWSCDPTLTQMGKLMRECWYQNSMARLTMLRVKKTLAKMEEKLEKIENKGKEITLV, encoded by the exons ATGAACTCCACATTACCGCGCGTCAAGATCAAGTGCTCGTGCGTGCCTGCATCGTATTGCGATGCGGGGCAAGACTACTGTGAAACCGCCATGATG TGTTTCTCCTCGCTGGGGAAGGAACAGGATGGCTACGAGTATGCAAGGAAAGGATGCCTAGAGAGTTACGAACGGTCCAAAATGACGTGCGAAGCCATCTACGATGACAAGGTGACCGTCGAATGTTGTAAGACGGAGTTCTGTAATAAAAATATGACGCCAACGTACGCCCCTCTCCCGACAG ATGGCATGATGCACACGGGCGCCCCCTACAATGGCCTCCAGCTCGCCATGGTCATCTGTATCCCCATCATGATTCTCATCATCCTCGTCGTCGTGACGATATTCCTGTGTCGCATGATCTTCCGGCGGCGTATGGAACAGTTGAAGGCGCGGGAGAAGAATCTGGCGGGCGGCGGGGAGTATAGCAGTGATATTCAGGCGACGTTAGTCGGTGACAGTACACTTCAG GACCTTTTTGACCATTCGTGTACGTCGGGCAGCGGGTCTGGCCTCCCGTTCCTGGTGCAACGAACTGTGGCCAGACAAGTCACTTTAAGTGAATGCATTG GGAAAGGTCGCTACGGTGAAGTATGGAGGGGCTTGTATCAAGGGGAGAATGTCGCAGTCAAGATCTTCTCATCACGCGACGAGGCATCATGGGCACGAGAGAGCGAGATCTACAACACGGTGTTATTACGTCATGAAAATATTCTGGGATTTTTAGCCAGCGACACAACCAGTCGAAACTCGTGTACGCAACTTTGGCTTATCACGCACTTCCACGAGTACGGGTCTCTGTACGACTTCTTAAATCGTACAGTCCTCGATCACCATGTCATGTTAAGACTCTGCCACACCGCGGCGTCCGGTTTAGTCCACTTGCATACAGAGATATTCGGCACGCAGGGCAAACCGGCGATTGCGCACAGAGACGTGAAATCCAAAAACATTTTAGTCAAACGCAACGGCACGTGTTGTATTGCTGATTTAGGACTAGCTGTGATGCATTCTCAACGGACCAATCAGATTAACTTGGGTTCCAATACGAAAGTCGGAACGAAACGTTACATGGCCCCGGAGGTTCTCGACGAGACTTTGAACGTGGATTCGTTCGATTCTTTCAAATGTGTAGACGTTTATGCATATGGATTGGTTCTGTGGGAGGTCGCTAGGAGGTGCATGACCAGTGGCGGTATCGCTGAGGAATATAAGCCGCCGTTTTATGACGTTGTTTCGAACGATCCGAGTTTTGAGGATATGCGAAAGGTGGTGGGCGTCGATCAGGCGCGACCGAGTCTTccgaacagatggtcatgtgaCCCG ACTCTGACCCAGATGGGTAAGCTTATGAGGGAGTGTTGGTATCAGAACTCCATGGCACGTCTCACGATGCTGCGCGTCAAGAAGACGCTCGCGAAGATGGAAGAAAAGCTAGAGAAGATAGAGAACAAAGGAAAAG aaattacaCTGGTATGA